TGCCCCTCGATGGGGAACAGGGCCGTGGCGTCGGGCGCGGTGAGGTCGGGGGGTGTCGGCATGGCCTGGATCCTTGATGAGTTTGCGCATTTGCCGCGTGCGGGGCTTTTGGCGCACACTTATCGTAATCACATCAAGATCGCATCAGGGTCGGGGACTTTCTGGCATGGGTTTTTACGAAAAGCATATTCTGCCGCGCTTTCTGGACGTGGCCTGCGGGGCCAAGCCGATTACCTATCAGCGGCGCAAGGTGGTGCCGCAGGCTGAGGGCCGGGTGCTGGAGATCGGCATGGGGTCGGGGCTGAACCTGCCGTATTACGACAAGGCGAAGGTGGAGATGGTGTTCGGCCTCGAACCGTCCGAAGGCATGCGCGAGCGGGCCGCCCCGCGGGTGAAGGAGGCGGGCATTCCCGTCGAGTTCATCGACCTGCCGGGGGAGGAGATCCCGCTGGATGCCAATTCGGTGGATACGGTGCTGCTCACCT
The sequence above is drawn from the Pyruvatibacter mobilis genome and encodes:
- a CDS encoding class I SAM-dependent methyltransferase, translated to MSLRICRVRGFWRTLIVITSRSHQGRGLSGMGFYEKHILPRFLDVACGAKPITYQRRKVVPQAEGRVLEIGMGSGLNLPYYDKAKVEMVFGLEPSEGMRERAAPRVKEAGIPVEFIDLPGEEIPLDANSVDTVLLTYTLCTIPDGIKALEGMARVLKPGGKLIFCEHGKAPDMGVARWQDRINPMWKKIAGGCNLNRPIPDMLAEGGFRIEGMEQMYLPSTPKFAGYNYWGQAVQG